Proteins found in one Camelus bactrianus isolate YW-2024 breed Bactrian camel chromosome X, ASM4877302v1, whole genome shotgun sequence genomic segment:
- the IDH3G gene encoding isocitrate dehydrogenase [NAD] subunit gamma, mitochondrial isoform X1 yields the protein MALKVATAAGGAAKAVLRPALLCRPWEVLGAHEAPRRSFSQQTIPPSAKYGGRHTVTMIPGDGIGPELMLHVKSVFRHACVPVDFEEVHVSSTADEEDIRNAIMAIRRNRVALKGNIETNHNLPPSHKSRNNILRTSLDLYANVIHCKSLPGVVTRHRDIDILIVRENTEGEYSSLEHESVAGVVESLKIITKAKSLRIAEYAFKLAQETGRKKVTAVHKANIMKLGDGLFLQCCKEVAAGYPQITFENMIVDNTTMQLVSRPQQFDVMVMPNLYGNIVNNVCAGLVGGPGLVAGANYGHVYAVFETATRNTGKSIANKNIANPTATLLASCMMLDHLKLHSYATSIRKAVLASMDNENMHTPDIGGQGTTSEAIQDIIRHIRIINGRAVEA from the exons ATGGCGCTGAAGGTGGCGACGGCCGCAGGTGGCGCTGCGAAGGCCGTGCTCAGGCCAGCCCTCCTCTGCCGTCCTTGGGAG GTTCTAGGTGCCCACGAGGCCCCCCGGAGGAGCTTCTCA CAACAAACAATT CCTCCATCGGCTAAGTATGGTGGACGGCACACAGTGACCATGATCCCTGGGGACGGCATCGGGCCAGAGCTCATGCTGCATGTCAAGTCTGTGTTCAG GCATGCATGTGTGCCTGTGGACTTTGAAGAGGTGCATGTGAGCTCCACTGCTGACGAAGAGGACATCCGTAACGCTATCATGGCCATCCGTCGGAACCGCGTGGCCCTGAAGG GCAATATTGAAACAAACCACAACCTGCCGCCATCCCACAAATCCCGAAATAACATCCTTCG TACCAGCCTGGACCTGTACGCCAACGTCATCCACTGTAAGAGCCTGCCGGGAGTGGTGACCCGGCACAGGGACATAGACATCCTCATTGTCCGGGAAAACACAGAGGGCGAGTACAGCAGCCTGGAGCATGAG AGTGTGGCTGGAGTGGTGGAGAGCCTTAAGATCATCACCAAGGCCAAGTCCCTGCGCATTGCGGAGTACGCCTTCAAACTGGCCCAGGAAACTGGGCGAAAGAAAGTGACAGCTGTACACAAGGCCAACATCAT GAAGCTGGGCGATGGGCTCTTCCTCCAGTGCTGCAAGGAGGTGGCAGCTGGCTACCCCCAGATCACCTTTGAGAATATGATTGTGGACAACACCACCATGCAG CTGGTGTCTCGGCCCCAGCAGTTTGATGTCATGGTGATGCCCAATCTCTACGGCAACATCGTCAACAATGTCTGTGCAGGGCTGGTCGGAGGCCCTGGCCTCGTGGCCGGGGCCAACTATGGCCACGTGTATGCTGTGTTCGAGACG GCTACAAGGAACACGGGCAAGAGTATCGCCAATAAGAACATCGCCAACCCCACGGCAACGCTGCTGGCAAGTTGCATGATGCTTGACCACCTCAA GCTACACTCCTACGCCACCTCCATCCGCAAGGCTGTCTTGGCATCCATGGACAATGAAAAT ATGCACACCCCGGACATCGGGGGCCAGGGCACCACATCGGAAGCCATCCAGGACATCATCCGTCACATCCGCATCATCAATGGCCGGGCCGTGGAGGCCTAG
- the SSR4 gene encoding translocon-associated protein subunit delta isoform X4, whose product MAALASLGALALLLLSGLSCCSAEACVEPQITPSYYTTSDAVISTETVFIVEISLTCKNRVQSMALYADVSGKQFPVTRGQDVGRYQVSWSLDHKSAHAGTYEVRFFDEESYSLLRKSAWTIGAPGTGPGSPLRYWLPPSAL is encoded by the exons ATGGCGGCGCTGGCATCTCTCGGCGCCCTGGCGCTACTCCTGCTGTCCGGCCTCTCCTGCTGCTCAG cAGAGGCATGTGTGGAGCCCCAGATCACCCCTTCCTACTACACCACCTCGGACGCCGTCATTTCTACTGAGACTGTCTTCATCGTGGAAATCTCCCTGACATGCAAGAACAGGGTCCAG AGCATGGCTCTTTACGCTGACGTAAGTGGAAAACAGTTTCCTGTTACCCGGGGCCAAGACGTGGGGCGGTATCAG GTGTCCTGGAGTCTAGACCACAAGAGTGCACACGCTGGCACCTACGAGGTGAGATTCTTCGACGAGGAGTCCTACAGCCTGCTGAGGAAG TCAGCGTGGACCATCGG GGCACCTGGAACGGGCCCTGGGTCTCCACTGAGGTACTGGCTGCCGCCATCGGCCTTGTGA
- the SSR4 gene encoding translocon-associated protein subunit delta isoform X3: MAALASLGALALLLLSGLSCCSAEACVEPQITPSYYTTSDAVISTETVFIVEISLTCKNRVQVSWSLDHKSAHAGTYEVRFFDEESYSLLRKAQRNNEDISVIPPLFTVSVDHRVSGLKRLTPARESTDHPAHLAFSGSWGLGHRWAPGTGPGSPLRYWLPPSAL, translated from the exons ATGGCGGCGCTGGCATCTCTCGGCGCCCTGGCGCTACTCCTGCTGTCCGGCCTCTCCTGCTGCTCAG cAGAGGCATGTGTGGAGCCCCAGATCACCCCTTCCTACTACACCACCTCGGACGCCGTCATTTCTACTGAGACTGTCTTCATCGTGGAAATCTCCCTGACATGCAAGAACAGGGTCCAG GTGTCCTGGAGTCTAGACCACAAGAGTGCACACGCTGGCACCTACGAGGTGAGATTCTTCGACGAGGAGTCCTACAGCCTGCTGAGGAAG GCTCAGAGAAATAATGAGGACATTTCCGTCATCCCACCTCTGTTCACAGTCAGCGTGGACCATCGGGTGAGTGGGCTGAAGAGGCTGACCCCAGCACGGGAAAGCACAGACCACCCAGCACACCTCGCCTTCTcggggagctgggggctgggccatCGTTG GGCACCTGGAACGGGCCCTGGGTCTCCACTGAGGTACTGGCTGCCGCCATCGGCCTTGTGA
- the IDH3G gene encoding isocitrate dehydrogenase [NAD] subunit gamma, mitochondrial isoform X2, giving the protein MALKVATAAGGAAKAVLRPALLCRPWEVLGAHEAPRRSFSPPSAKYGGRHTVTMIPGDGIGPELMLHVKSVFRHACVPVDFEEVHVSSTADEEDIRNAIMAIRRNRVALKGNIETNHNLPPSHKSRNNILRTSLDLYANVIHCKSLPGVVTRHRDIDILIVRENTEGEYSSLEHESVAGVVESLKIITKAKSLRIAEYAFKLAQETGRKKVTAVHKANIMKLGDGLFLQCCKEVAAGYPQITFENMIVDNTTMQLVSRPQQFDVMVMPNLYGNIVNNVCAGLVGGPGLVAGANYGHVYAVFETATRNTGKSIANKNIANPTATLLASCMMLDHLKLHSYATSIRKAVLASMDNENMHTPDIGGQGTTSEAIQDIIRHIRIINGRAVEA; this is encoded by the exons ATGGCGCTGAAGGTGGCGACGGCCGCAGGTGGCGCTGCGAAGGCCGTGCTCAGGCCAGCCCTCCTCTGCCGTCCTTGGGAG GTTCTAGGTGCCCACGAGGCCCCCCGGAGGAGCTTCTCA CCTCCATCGGCTAAGTATGGTGGACGGCACACAGTGACCATGATCCCTGGGGACGGCATCGGGCCAGAGCTCATGCTGCATGTCAAGTCTGTGTTCAG GCATGCATGTGTGCCTGTGGACTTTGAAGAGGTGCATGTGAGCTCCACTGCTGACGAAGAGGACATCCGTAACGCTATCATGGCCATCCGTCGGAACCGCGTGGCCCTGAAGG GCAATATTGAAACAAACCACAACCTGCCGCCATCCCACAAATCCCGAAATAACATCCTTCG TACCAGCCTGGACCTGTACGCCAACGTCATCCACTGTAAGAGCCTGCCGGGAGTGGTGACCCGGCACAGGGACATAGACATCCTCATTGTCCGGGAAAACACAGAGGGCGAGTACAGCAGCCTGGAGCATGAG AGTGTGGCTGGAGTGGTGGAGAGCCTTAAGATCATCACCAAGGCCAAGTCCCTGCGCATTGCGGAGTACGCCTTCAAACTGGCCCAGGAAACTGGGCGAAAGAAAGTGACAGCTGTACACAAGGCCAACATCAT GAAGCTGGGCGATGGGCTCTTCCTCCAGTGCTGCAAGGAGGTGGCAGCTGGCTACCCCCAGATCACCTTTGAGAATATGATTGTGGACAACACCACCATGCAG CTGGTGTCTCGGCCCCAGCAGTTTGATGTCATGGTGATGCCCAATCTCTACGGCAACATCGTCAACAATGTCTGTGCAGGGCTGGTCGGAGGCCCTGGCCTCGTGGCCGGGGCCAACTATGGCCACGTGTATGCTGTGTTCGAGACG GCTACAAGGAACACGGGCAAGAGTATCGCCAATAAGAACATCGCCAACCCCACGGCAACGCTGCTGGCAAGTTGCATGATGCTTGACCACCTCAA GCTACACTCCTACGCCACCTCCATCCGCAAGGCTGTCTTGGCATCCATGGACAATGAAAAT ATGCACACCCCGGACATCGGGGGCCAGGGCACCACATCGGAAGCCATCCAGGACATCATCCGTCACATCCGCATCATCAATGGCCGGGCCGTGGAGGCCTAG
- the SSR4 gene encoding translocon-associated protein subunit delta isoform X1: MAALASLGALALLLLSGLSCCSAEACVEPQITPSYYTTSDAVISTETVFIVEISLTCKNRVQSMALYADVSGKQFPVTRGQDVGRYQVSWSLDHKSAHAGTYEVRFFDEESYSLLRKAQRNNEDISVIPPLFTVSVDHRVSGLKRLTPARESTDHPAHLAFSGSWGLGHRWAPGTGPGSPLRYWLPPSAL; encoded by the exons ATGGCGGCGCTGGCATCTCTCGGCGCCCTGGCGCTACTCCTGCTGTCCGGCCTCTCCTGCTGCTCAG cAGAGGCATGTGTGGAGCCCCAGATCACCCCTTCCTACTACACCACCTCGGACGCCGTCATTTCTACTGAGACTGTCTTCATCGTGGAAATCTCCCTGACATGCAAGAACAGGGTCCAG AGCATGGCTCTTTACGCTGACGTAAGTGGAAAACAGTTTCCTGTTACCCGGGGCCAAGACGTGGGGCGGTATCAG GTGTCCTGGAGTCTAGACCACAAGAGTGCACACGCTGGCACCTACGAGGTGAGATTCTTCGACGAGGAGTCCTACAGCCTGCTGAGGAAG GCTCAGAGAAATAATGAGGACATTTCCGTCATCCCACCTCTGTTCACAGTCAGCGTGGACCATCGGGTGAGTGGGCTGAAGAGGCTGACCCCAGCACGGGAAAGCACAGACCACCCAGCACACCTCGCCTTCTcggggagctgggggctgggccatCGTTG GGCACCTGGAACGGGCCCTGGGTCTCCACTGAGGTACTGGCTGCCGCCATCGGCCTTGTGA
- the SSR4 gene encoding translocon-associated protein subunit delta isoform X5, giving the protein MTKSEKRCTSRRADTALARVRQRTKYRERAMAALASLGALALLLLSGLSCCSAEACVEPQITPSYYTTSDAVISTETVFIVEISLTCKNRVQSMALYADVSGKQFPVTRGQDVGRYQVSWSLDHKSAHAGTYEVRFFDEESYSLLRKAQRNNEDISVIPPLFTVSVDHRGTWNGPWVSTEVLAAAIGLVIYYLAFSAKSHIQA; this is encoded by the exons ATGACGAAAAGTGAGAAGCGCTGCACGTCCCGCCGCGCAGACACTGCTCTCGCGAGAGTTCGGCAGCGCACCAAGTACCGGGAGAGG GCGATGGCGGCGCTGGCATCTCTCGGCGCCCTGGCGCTACTCCTGCTGTCCGGCCTCTCCTGCTGCTCAG cAGAGGCATGTGTGGAGCCCCAGATCACCCCTTCCTACTACACCACCTCGGACGCCGTCATTTCTACTGAGACTGTCTTCATCGTGGAAATCTCCCTGACATGCAAGAACAGGGTCCAG AGCATGGCTCTTTACGCTGACGTAAGTGGAAAACAGTTTCCTGTTACCCGGGGCCAAGACGTGGGGCGGTATCAG GTGTCCTGGAGTCTAGACCACAAGAGTGCACACGCTGGCACCTACGAGGTGAGATTCTTCGACGAGGAGTCCTACAGCCTGCTGAGGAAG GCTCAGAGAAATAATGAGGACATTTCCGTCATCCCACCTCTGTTCACAGTCAGCGTGGACCATCGG GGCACCTGGAACGGGCCCTGGGTCTCCACTGAGGTACTGGCTGCCGCCATCGGCCTTGTGATCTACTACCTGGCCTTCAGCGCCAAGAGCCACATCCAGGCCTGA
- the SSR4 gene encoding translocon-associated protein subunit delta isoform X2, with protein sequence MAALASLGALALLLLSGLSCCSAEACVEPQITPSYYTTSDAVISTETVFIVEISLTCKNRVQSMALYADVSGKQFPVTRGQDVGRYQVSWSLDHKSAHAGTYEVRFFDEESYSLLRKAQRNNEDISVIPPLFTVSVDHRGTWNGPWVSTEVLAAAIGLVIYYLAFSAKSHIQA encoded by the exons ATGGCGGCGCTGGCATCTCTCGGCGCCCTGGCGCTACTCCTGCTGTCCGGCCTCTCCTGCTGCTCAG cAGAGGCATGTGTGGAGCCCCAGATCACCCCTTCCTACTACACCACCTCGGACGCCGTCATTTCTACTGAGACTGTCTTCATCGTGGAAATCTCCCTGACATGCAAGAACAGGGTCCAG AGCATGGCTCTTTACGCTGACGTAAGTGGAAAACAGTTTCCTGTTACCCGGGGCCAAGACGTGGGGCGGTATCAG GTGTCCTGGAGTCTAGACCACAAGAGTGCACACGCTGGCACCTACGAGGTGAGATTCTTCGACGAGGAGTCCTACAGCCTGCTGAGGAAG GCTCAGAGAAATAATGAGGACATTTCCGTCATCCCACCTCTGTTCACAGTCAGCGTGGACCATCGG GGCACCTGGAACGGGCCCTGGGTCTCCACTGAGGTACTGGCTGCCGCCATCGGCCTTGTGATCTACTACCTGGCCTTCAGCGCCAAGAGCCACATCCAGGCCTGA
- the SRPK3 gene encoding SRSF protein kinase 3, whose product MRGPRPGPTGAAARGAGAAGRAAGMSASRGGGGGDSGSSSSSSQASCGPESSGSELAPTTPAPRMLQGLLGSDDEEQEDPKDYCKGGYYPVKIGDLFNGRYHVVRKLGWGHFSTVWLCWDIQRKRFVALKVVKSAGHYTETAVDEIKLLKCVRDSDPSDPKRETIVQLIDDFRISGVNGVHVCMVLEVLGHQLLKWIIKSNYQGLPVPCVKSIVRQVLHGLDYLHTKCKIIHTDIKPENILLCVGDAYIRRLAAEAMEWQQSGAPPPSRSTVSTAPPEVVTGKLSKNKRKKMRRKRKQQKRLLEERLRDLQRLEAMEAAAQAEDCGSRLEGGSGSTSSSGCHPGGAQAGPSPASSSPAPGGNRSLSPGSQTSGFSGSLFSPASCSILSGSSNQRETGGILSPSTPFGASNLLVNPLEPQNADKIKIKIADLGNACWVHKHFTEDIQTRQYRAVEVLIGAEYGPPADIWSTACMAFELATGDYLFEPHSGEDYSRDEDHIAHIVELLGDIPPAFALSGRYSREFFNRRGELRHIHNLKHWGLYEVLMEKYEWPLEQATQFSAFLLPMMEYIPEKRASAADCLQHPWLNP is encoded by the exons ATGCGTGGGCCGCGGCCGGGCCCCACAGGAGCAGCCGCCCGGGGCGCCGGAGCTGCGGGCCGCGCAGCGGGGATGAGCGCCAGCAGGGGCGGTGGCGGCGGGgacagcggcagcagcagcagcag CTCACAGGCCTCCTGCGGGCCCGAGTCCTCAGGCTCCGAACTTGCCCCCACCACGCCAGCACCACGGATGCTGCAGGGGCTGCTGGGCTCCGATGATGAGGAGCAGGAGGACCCCAAGGACTACTGCAAGG GCGGCTACTATCCTGTGAAGATCGGCGACCTGTTCAATGGGCGGTACCACGTGGTGCGCAAGCTGGGCTGGGGACACTTCTCCACCGTCTGGCTCTGCTGGGACATCCA GCGCAAGCGCTTCGTGGCCCTGAAGGTGGTGAAGAGCGCAGGGCATTACACGGAGACAGCTGTGGATGAGATCAAGCTCCTGAAATGT GTCCGAGACAGTGACCCCAGTGACCCCAAAAGAGAAACCATTGTCCAGCTCATCGACGACTTCAGGATCTCAGGGGTTAATGGAGTCC ATGTATGCATGGTACTGGAGGTCCTGGGCCACCAGCTCCTCAAGTGGATCATTAAGTCCAACTACCAGGGCCTGCCCGTGCCCTGTGTGAAGAGCATTGTGAGGCAG GTGCTGCACGGCCTGGATTACCTCCACACCAAATGCAAGATCATCCACACGGACATCAAGCCAGAGAACATCCTGCTGTGTGTGGGTGATGCCTACATCAGGCGCCTGGCCGCTGAGGCCATGGAGTGGCAGCAGTCAGGGGCACCGCCCCCATCCCGCTCCACAG TCAGCACTGCTCCCCCAGAGGTCGTG ACCGGTAAGCTGTCAAAAAACAAGAGGAAGAAGATGAGGCGCAAACGGAAACAGCAGAAGCGGCTGCTGGAGGAGCGGCTACGGGACCTGCAGAGGCTGGAGGCCATGGAGGCGGCGGCCCAGGCAGAGG ACTGTGGCTCGAGACTGGAGGGGGGCAGCGGCTCCACCTCTTCTTCTGGCTGCCACCCCGGGGGTGCCCAGGCCGGCCCCTCCccggcctcctcctcccctgccccagggggCAACCGCAGCCTCAGCCCCGGCTCCCAGACCTCAGGCTTCTCGGGCTCCCTCTTCTCTCCCGCCTCGTGCTCCATCCTCTCAGGCTCCTCCAACCAGCGGGAGACTGGGGGAATCCTGTCACCCAGCA CACCATTTGGTGCCTCGAACCTCCTGGTGAACCCCCTAGAGCCCCAAAATGCAGACAAGATCAAGATCAAGATCGCAGATCTGGGCAACGCCTGCTGGGTG CACAAGCACTTCACCGAGGACATCCAGACGCGGCAGTACCGGGCCGTGGAGGTGCTGATCGGCGCCGAGTATGGGCCCCCAGCCGACATCTGGAGCACAGCATGCATG GCCTTTGAGCTGGCCACCGGTGACTACCTGTTCGAGCCGCACTCTGGAGAAGACTACAGTCGTGATGAGG ACCATATCGCCCACATCGTGGAGCTTCTGGGAGACATCCCCCCAGCCTTTGCCCTCTCAGGCCGTTACTCCCGAGAGTTCTTCAACCGGAGAG GAGAGCTGCGGCACATCCACAACCTCAAGCATTGGGGCCTGTATGAAGTGCTCATGGAGAAGTACGAGTGGCCCCTGGAGCAGGCCACGCAGTTCAGCGCATTCCTGCTGCCCATGATGGAGTACATCCCGGAAAAGCGGGCCAGCGCGGCTGACTGCCTCCAGCACCCTTGGCTCAATCCCTAG